A genomic region of Pirellulales bacterium contains the following coding sequences:
- the ligD gene encoding non-homologous end-joining DNA ligase yields MPAAIDVELATLVAAPPDEGPWIHEIKFDGYRLICHVAQGKARLFTRRQLDWTAKFPTIAQAAGGLPVESAILDGEAVVLQPDGTSSFQALQEALSTNAYERMIYYVFDLLYLDGYDLRGVTLADRKQMLAALLGKQKKTGRIRYCDHIEGNGPEFLRECCRHGLEGALSKRRDRPYAAGRGLDWLKSKCLQHEEFVIGGFTDPQSSRQGFGALLIGYYDRPGHLLYAGRVGTGFSIETLLKLRRQLDRLETDRPAFANLTPREAGRGVHWVKPKLVCQVEFTNWTRDHVLRHPSFQGLREDLPASAVVRDAPVPGGLAEEAPCRGGGSARTSKQPGRARPRGKGE; encoded by the coding sequence ATGCCCGCCGCGATCGACGTCGAGCTGGCCACGCTGGTGGCTGCACCGCCGGACGAAGGCCCCTGGATTCACGAGATCAAGTTCGACGGCTACCGGCTGATTTGCCATGTCGCGCAGGGCAAGGCGCGACTCTTCACACGGCGGCAATTGGATTGGACCGCCAAGTTCCCAACGATCGCCCAGGCCGCCGGCGGGTTGCCGGTCGAATCGGCCATTCTCGATGGCGAAGCAGTGGTTCTTCAGCCGGATGGAACCAGCAGCTTTCAAGCTCTGCAAGAAGCGCTCTCAACCAACGCCTATGAGCGCATGATCTACTACGTCTTCGACTTGCTCTATCTCGATGGTTACGATCTGCGCGGCGTCACACTTGCCGATCGCAAGCAGATGCTGGCCGCTTTGCTCGGAAAACAAAAAAAGACCGGCCGCATTCGCTACTGCGATCACATCGAGGGAAATGGCCCGGAATTTCTGCGCGAGTGCTGCCGCCATGGCCTGGAAGGAGCTCTCTCCAAACGGCGCGACCGCCCCTACGCGGCGGGCCGCGGCCTCGACTGGCTCAAATCGAAGTGTCTGCAGCACGAAGAGTTCGTCATCGGCGGATTCACCGATCCGCAATCCTCCCGACAGGGATTTGGCGCCCTGTTGATCGGCTACTACGATCGCCCCGGGCACCTGCTTTACGCCGGGCGCGTAGGGACCGGCTTCTCGATCGAGACACTATTGAAGCTCCGACGGCAGCTTGATCGCCTGGAAACCGATCGGCCTGCGTTCGCCAATCTGACGCCGCGCGAGGCAGGCCGGGGCGTGCATTGGGTCAAGCCCAAGCTCGTGTGCCAGGTGGAGTTCACCAACTGGACGCGGGATCACGTGCTGCGGCATCCGTCGTTTCAAGGGCTGCGCGAGGATCTGCCCGCCTCGGCCGTGGTGCGCGACGCGCCGGTGCCCGGCGGTCTGGCCGAAGAAGCGCCGTGTCGGGGTGGCGGCTCCGCGCGGACAAGCAAACAGCCTGGAAGAGCGCGCCCGCGCGGCAAAGGGGAGTGA
- the tadA gene encoding tRNA adenosine(34) deaminase TadA, with product MHEPFMRLALAQARLAAEEDEVPVGAVIVHEGRVIAAAHNQREQLQDPTAHAEMIAITQAAAARGSWRLQDCVLYVTLEPCPMCAGAIVQARFPWVIYGAADPKAGAVDTLYQLLNDARLNHRVQVQRGVLAEEASALLSEFFRRQRALGKK from the coding sequence ATGCACGAACCGTTCATGCGGCTGGCCCTGGCACAGGCACGACTGGCTGCCGAAGAAGACGAGGTTCCGGTCGGTGCGGTGATCGTGCACGAAGGACGCGTTATTGCCGCCGCGCACAATCAGCGCGAACAGTTGCAAGACCCCACGGCTCACGCAGAAATGATCGCCATCACGCAAGCCGCCGCGGCGCGCGGCAGTTGGCGGCTGCAAGATTGTGTGTTGTACGTCACGCTCGAGCCTTGCCCCATGTGTGCCGGGGCCATCGTGCAGGCCCGGTTTCCCTGGGTCATTTACGGCGCGGCCGATCCCAAGGCGGGCGCCGTCGACACACTCTACCAACTTCTCAATGACGCGCGGCTCAACCATCGCGTGCAGGTGCAACGCGGCGTCCTGGCCGAAGAGGCCAGCGCCCTGCTGAGCGAATTCTTTCGGCGACAGCGCGCGCTGGGAAAAAAATGA
- a CDS encoding NYN domain-containing protein has protein sequence MSVEPLIAVFVDFENLAIGVRDMGVGNFQIQLVLKRLLEKGRIVYKRAYCDWSHYKDALQEFHAQGVELIDIPQRRMTGKNSADIRMVVDALDLCYSKDHIDIFALLSGDSDFSPLVSKLKENNKRVIGCGVKSSTSDLLIGNCDEFIYYDDLIRVARRAKAPPRKGKTNEEDKKQEATDRVLAVLQSVEQDYDPLWGSLLKQTIRRVYPGFSESYYGYGSFSDLLEDIKAKGLIDLEYDESRGNYKVRQRKS, from the coding sequence ATGTCCGTCGAACCATTGATCGCCGTCTTCGTGGATTTCGAAAACCTGGCCATCGGCGTCCGCGACATGGGGGTCGGCAATTTCCAGATTCAATTGGTTTTAAAACGTCTGCTGGAAAAAGGGCGCATCGTCTACAAGCGCGCCTATTGTGACTGGAGTCACTACAAAGACGCGCTGCAGGAGTTTCACGCCCAGGGGGTCGAGCTGATCGACATTCCGCAGCGCCGCATGACGGGCAAGAACAGCGCCGACATCCGCATGGTGGTCGACGCCCTGGACCTTTGCTACTCGAAGGACCACATCGATATTTTCGCGCTGCTGTCGGGCGACAGCGATTTTTCGCCGCTCGTGTCGAAGCTCAAGGAAAACAACAAGCGCGTCATCGGCTGCGGCGTGAAAAGTTCGACGTCCGATCTGCTGATTGGCAATTGCGACGAGTTCATCTATTACGATGATCTGATCCGCGTCGCCCGCCGCGCCAAGGCTCCCCCGCGCAAGGGCAAGACCAATGAGGAAGACAAGAAGCAGGAGGCCACGGATCGCGTGCTGGCCGTCTTACAATCGGTCGAGCAGGATTACGACCCGCTGTGGGGATCGCTCTTGAAGCAGACCATTCGCCGCGTCTATCCCGGTTTCAGCGAAAGCTACTACGGCTACGGCAGCTTTTCGGACCTGTTGGAGGACATCAAAGCCAAGGGGCTGATCGATCTGGAGTACGACGAAAGTCGCGGGAATTACAAGGTGCGGCAGCGGAAAAGCTAG
- a CDS encoding RNA polymerase sigma factor RpoD/SigA: protein MPKTRRRSAAAVQSPLETYLREINETSLLSAAEERELAVAIGDGDTAARDRMVRANLRLVVNIARGYTGKGLGLQDLIEEGNLGLLRAVEGFDPAMGTRFSTYASYWIKQSIKRALINTAKTIRIPAYMVELLSKWRRATIRLSEELGRTPTPEEIGRVLGLPRKKLPIIKKAIRIYSSTPQTDQSDAGWSLSEMVMDERSRNPEDEMVEGDNLTHVMAQLETMDQREATVLRLRFGLDDNEPRTLKEIGETLGLTRERVRQIETEALGKLAAGLSVG, encoded by the coding sequence ATGCCGAAGACCCGCCGACGATCCGCAGCCGCCGTACAGTCTCCTTTGGAGACGTATCTGCGTGAAATCAACGAGACCTCGCTCCTCTCGGCCGCCGAAGAGCGCGAGTTGGCCGTGGCGATTGGCGACGGCGACACCGCCGCTCGCGATCGCATGGTGCGCGCCAACCTGCGACTGGTCGTGAACATCGCCCGCGGCTACACCGGCAAGGGATTGGGCCTGCAGGACCTGATCGAGGAAGGGAACCTGGGCTTGCTGCGGGCCGTCGAGGGCTTCGACCCCGCGATGGGCACCCGCTTCAGCACCTACGCCAGCTACTGGATCAAGCAATCGATCAAGCGGGCCCTGATCAACACGGCCAAGACGATCCGCATTCCGGCCTACATGGTCGAGCTGTTGTCGAAATGGCGGCGGGCCACGATCCGCCTATCCGAAGAACTCGGCCGCACGCCCACGCCCGAAGAAATCGGCCGCGTGCTGGGTCTGCCGCGGAAGAAGCTGCCCATCATCAAGAAAGCCATCCGCATCTACAGCTCGACGCCCCAGACCGATCAATCCGACGCGGGCTGGTCGCTTTCGGAGATGGTGATGGACGAGCGCAGCCGTAATCCCGAAGACGAAATGGTCGAAGGCGACAACCTGACCCACGTGATGGCCCAGTTGGAAACAATGGACCAGCGCGAGGCTACGGTGCTGCGCCTGCGGTTCGGCCTGGACGATAACGAGCCGCGCACGCTGAAGGAAATCGGCGAGACCCTCGGCCTGACGCGCGAGCGGGTGCGGCAGATCGAAACCGAGGCCCTGGGCAAGCTGGCCGCCGGGCTGTCAGTCGGCTAA
- a CDS encoding Ku protein: MARYSWKGFLRLSLVSVPVQAFNAVQSDEGKIQLHQLHDKDHSRIRYVKVCPQHGEIPTSEIVSGYEVSKDEYVVIQPSELDTLRTPAEKAITLDSFIAPESIDPVYFSGRSYYLTPDGEGGVKPYAVLQQAMVKQNKWGIGQAVMFGREHLVLVRPLDGLLTLAQLNYAQAVRSTGDFPIGQAKVSATELKLAETLIKASTPKKVDLGDYQDEYVHKLRMLIDAKVEGREIVTPPGEEEPAVVNLMDALKASLEKANKRAAPARAAKPAKKLAASHGSSAGKKRKTS, from the coding sequence ATGGCGCGCTATAGCTGGAAGGGCTTTCTGCGGCTCAGCCTGGTCTCGGTGCCGGTGCAGGCTTTCAACGCAGTGCAAAGCGACGAAGGCAAGATTCAACTGCACCAGTTGCACGACAAGGATCACAGCCGCATTCGCTACGTCAAGGTCTGCCCTCAACACGGCGAGATCCCAACCAGCGAAATCGTGTCGGGCTACGAGGTCAGCAAGGACGAGTACGTCGTCATCCAGCCCAGCGAGCTCGACACGCTCCGCACGCCAGCCGAGAAGGCGATCACGCTCGATTCGTTCATCGCACCCGAGTCAATCGACCCGGTGTACTTCTCCGGGCGCAGCTATTACCTGACGCCCGACGGCGAGGGAGGCGTGAAGCCATACGCCGTGCTACAGCAGGCGATGGTCAAGCAGAACAAATGGGGCATTGGCCAGGCCGTGATGTTCGGCCGCGAGCACCTGGTGCTCGTACGACCGCTCGACGGGCTACTCACGCTTGCCCAATTGAACTACGCCCAGGCGGTGCGCAGCACCGGGGACTTCCCGATCGGCCAAGCCAAAGTGTCGGCCACGGAATTGAAGCTGGCCGAGACGTTGATCAAGGCGTCGACCCCCAAGAAGGTCGACCTGGGCGATTACCAGGACGAGTATGTCCACAAGCTGCGGATGCTGATCGACGCCAAGGTCGAAGGGCGCGAGATCGTGACGCCCCCTGGCGAGGAAGAGCCGGCGGTCGTTAACCTGATGGACGCCCTGAAGGCCAGCCTGGAGAAGGCCAACAAGCGTGCGGCTCCGGCCCGCGCGGCCAAGCCGGCCAAGAAGCTCGCGGCCAGCCACGGGTCGTCGGCCGGCAAGAAACGCAAGACTTCCTGA
- a CDS encoding tetratricopeptide repeat protein → MKQTDRSENSQRRRSPNFLSAPGHSAASRRGAVVGLTTRAEPTNWFEQGCAHEEAGRFHEAMRCYRRALEESGSSATCCFNLANVLYRSRRKVEAVRFYRQALEHDEDSPDTWNNLGVVLCELKQCDEATRAFQRAIALAPWFADPLYNLADCLDERGHSGTAQRYWQDYLRLEVQGEWSDYARSRLS, encoded by the coding sequence ATGAAGCAGACGGATCGATCCGAAAACAGCCAGCGCCGTCGATCGCCGAACTTCCTCAGCGCGCCGGGCCATTCTGCCGCGTCGCGTCGCGGCGCCGTGGTGGGGCTTACAACCCGCGCCGAGCCTACGAATTGGTTCGAGCAAGGGTGCGCACACGAAGAGGCCGGGCGCTTTCACGAAGCGATGCGCTGTTACCGGCGAGCGCTCGAAGAGTCGGGCTCGTCAGCCACGTGCTGCTTCAACCTGGCCAACGTGCTGTATCGTTCGCGGCGCAAGGTCGAGGCCGTGCGATTCTACCGTCAGGCGCTCGAGCACGACGAAGACTCACCCGATACTTGGAACAATCTGGGCGTGGTGTTGTGCGAGCTGAAGCAATGCGACGAAGCGACGCGTGCCTTCCAGCGAGCGATCGCACTTGCCCCCTGGTTCGCCGACCCGCTGTACAACCTGGCCGATTGCCTCGACGAACGCGGTCACTCCGGCACCGCCCAGCGCTATTGGCAGGACTATTTGCGTCTCGAGGTCCAGGGCGAGTGGAGCGACTACGCCCGCTCGCGATTAAGCTAG
- a CDS encoding 30S ribosomal protein S1, whose protein sequence is MVNRNLIRSLDLNEEEWEQELAAAMEGTSADDLASGGSDITLNQIVHGRVIRVEGDLVLLDVGYKSEGTIPLSEWEEDEAPPEPGQTVKVLIEEIEDGNMARADGGMILLSKRKAEKIEAWLKVMETVHEGDIVTGKVTRKIKGGLLVDIGVNVFLPASQVDIRRPPDIGDYIDRTIQCVVLKIDEARRNIVVSRRALIETERAEKKSKLLAELEVGQIRKGTVKNIAEFGAFVDLGGIDGLLHITDMSWGRIGHPSEMVSIDQEIEVQILHIDREREKIGLGLKQKSASPWEKVEEKYPVGSRVKGTVVNVMSYGAFVKLEEGIEGLVHISEMSWTKRISHPNELVHIDDEIEVVVLGINREKQEISLGMKQTQANPWDKVAERYPPGSLVTGTVRNLTNYGAFIEIEEGIDGLLHVSDMSWTRKISHPSEAVEKGQKIECKVLSVDQQRRRIALGLKQMSEDPWATDIPNKYQPGQIVTGTVTKLTNFGVFVGLENGLEGLLHISELADHKVENPEDIVKVGEPIEVKILRVDTEERKIGLSRKRVEWSEEEHQAAEESEAAAAPTPSTSTTELKGGIGGDSGPLIKPRTTE, encoded by the coding sequence ATGGTTAATCGCAATCTGATTCGCAGCCTCGACCTCAACGAGGAAGAGTGGGAGCAGGAACTCGCCGCCGCGATGGAGGGGACCTCGGCCGATGACCTGGCCAGCGGCGGTAGTGACATCACTCTGAATCAAATCGTCCACGGCCGCGTGATCCGCGTCGAAGGAGACCTGGTGCTCCTGGACGTCGGCTACAAGAGCGAAGGGACCATCCCGCTCTCGGAGTGGGAAGAGGACGAAGCCCCACCCGAGCCCGGCCAGACGGTCAAGGTGCTGATCGAAGAGATTGAAGACGGCAATATGGCCCGCGCCGACGGCGGCATGATCCTGCTGTCGAAGCGCAAGGCCGAAAAGATCGAAGCGTGGTTGAAGGTCATGGAGACCGTCCACGAAGGCGATATCGTCACCGGCAAGGTCACCCGCAAGATCAAGGGTGGTTTGCTCGTCGACATCGGCGTCAACGTCTTCCTCCCGGCCAGCCAGGTCGACATCCGCCGCCCGCCGGACATCGGCGATTACATCGATCGCACCATTCAGTGCGTGGTGCTGAAGATCGACGAGGCACGCCGCAATATCGTGGTCAGCCGCCGGGCGTTGATCGAAACCGAGCGGGCCGAGAAGAAGTCGAAGCTCTTGGCCGAGCTCGAAGTCGGCCAGATCCGCAAGGGAACGGTCAAGAACATCGCCGAGTTCGGCGCGTTCGTCGACCTGGGTGGCATCGACGGCCTGTTGCACATCACCGACATGAGCTGGGGCCGTATCGGCCACCCCTCCGAAATGGTCTCGATCGACCAGGAAATCGAAGTGCAGATCCTGCACATCGACCGCGAACGGGAAAAGATCGGCTTGGGCCTGAAGCAAAAGTCGGCCAGCCCGTGGGAAAAGGTCGAAGAAAAGTACCCGGTCGGCAGCCGCGTGAAGGGAACCGTGGTCAACGTGATGAGCTACGGTGCCTTCGTGAAGCTGGAAGAAGGGATCGAAGGCCTGGTCCACATCAGCGAGATGTCATGGACCAAGCGCATCAGCCATCCCAACGAATTGGTGCATATCGACGACGAGATCGAGGTTGTCGTCTTGGGCATCAATCGCGAGAAGCAGGAAATCTCGCTCGGCATGAAGCAGACCCAGGCCAACCCCTGGGACAAGGTGGCCGAGCGTTATCCGCCGGGCTCGCTCGTCACCGGCACGGTACGCAACCTGACCAATTACGGCGCCTTCATCGAGATCGAGGAAGGGATCGACGGACTCTTGCACGTCAGCGACATGTCGTGGACGCGCAAGATCAGCCATCCCAGCGAGGCGGTCGAGAAGGGCCAGAAGATCGAGTGCAAAGTGCTCTCGGTCGATCAGCAACGCCGCCGCATCGCCCTGGGGCTCAAGCAGATGAGCGAGGATCCCTGGGCCACGGACATCCCCAACAAGTACCAGCCGGGGCAGATCGTCACCGGCACGGTCACGAAGCTCACCAACTTCGGCGTCTTCGTCGGTCTGGAGAATGGGCTGGAGGGGTTGCTGCACATCTCGGAATTGGCCGACCATAAGGTCGAGAATCCCGAGGACATCGTCAAAGTCGGCGAACCCATCGAAGTCAAGATTCTGCGCGTCGACACCGAAGAGCGCAAAATCGGACTGTCGCGCAAGCGGGTCGAGTGGAGCGAGGAAGAACATCAGGCTGCCGAGGAGAGCGAAGCTGCGGCGGCACCGACGCCTTCGACCTCCACGACCGAGCTCAAGGGGGGCATTGGCGGCGACTCCGGCCCGCTGATCAAACCGCGTACGACCGAGTAG
- a CDS encoding fucose isomerase, which yields MDYALPEVAKPTRVKKKQVLMVASGDLRPAANRNCWASQQEMEEKLRHAVADAGYELLRAHPFRPEEGHGFISSQKEGMAVFAGIDPKAPLIVAEAVWQYSHHVLHGLVAHRGPILTVANWSGTWPGLVGMLNLNGSLTKAGVKYSTLWSEDFTDAFFTDGLRRWLHKGELRHRTDHVVDWHDVEPPKAERKLGKALAAQLLQEKAIMGVFDEGCMGMFNAIIPDDLLHATGVYKERLSQSALYYETTQVRDDEAAAVRRWMEERGMKFVTGTNAEDELTDDQIHQQCKMYIAAVRIADDFGCHAIGIQYQQGLKDLLPASDLVEGTLNNADRPPVTSRDGTRVLYAGEPLPHFNEVDECAGLDALMTYRVHRVLGQPVENTLHDIRWGDIDRSGTVNDYVWVLLISGAAPPAHFTGGWAGASSERQPKMYFRLGGGTLKGVSRPGEIVWSRVYVARGRLKMDLGRARVVELPHEETQRRWQATTPQWPIMHAVTYGVSRDQMMARHKSNHIHVVYANSAEEADRALWAKASMADALGLDVALCGTRAGGDAW from the coding sequence ATGGACTACGCGCTTCCGGAAGTGGCTAAGCCCACCCGCGTCAAGAAGAAACAGGTGCTGATGGTGGCCAGCGGTGATTTGCGGCCGGCCGCCAACCGCAACTGTTGGGCATCGCAGCAAGAGATGGAAGAGAAGCTACGGCACGCCGTCGCCGACGCCGGATATGAACTCCTGCGCGCCCATCCCTTTCGGCCGGAAGAAGGACACGGCTTCATCAGCTCGCAGAAGGAAGGGATGGCGGTCTTTGCCGGGATCGACCCGAAGGCCCCGCTCATCGTGGCCGAGGCGGTCTGGCAATACTCGCACCACGTGCTGCACGGCCTGGTCGCGCACCGCGGGCCGATTTTGACCGTCGCCAACTGGTCGGGCACGTGGCCGGGACTGGTCGGCATGCTCAACCTGAACGGCTCGCTCACCAAGGCCGGCGTGAAATACTCGACCCTGTGGAGCGAGGACTTCACCGATGCGTTCTTCACCGACGGATTGCGCCGCTGGTTGCACAAGGGAGAGCTGCGGCACCGGACGGATCACGTCGTCGACTGGCACGATGTCGAGCCGCCCAAAGCGGAACGCAAGCTCGGCAAAGCTCTGGCCGCGCAGCTGCTGCAAGAAAAAGCCATCATGGGTGTCTTCGACGAAGGATGCATGGGCATGTTCAACGCCATCATCCCCGACGATCTGCTGCACGCGACGGGCGTCTACAAAGAGCGTCTGAGCCAATCGGCGCTCTACTACGAAACGACGCAGGTGCGCGATGACGAGGCGGCGGCGGTGCGCCGCTGGATGGAGGAGCGCGGCATGAAGTTCGTCACCGGCACCAATGCCGAGGACGAGCTGACCGACGACCAGATTCACCAGCAGTGCAAAATGTATATCGCCGCGGTGCGCATCGCCGATGACTTCGGCTGCCACGCGATTGGCATCCAGTACCAGCAAGGTTTGAAGGATTTGCTGCCCGCCAGCGACCTGGTCGAAGGCACCCTGAACAACGCCGATCGTCCTCCGGTCACCAGCCGCGACGGCACCCGGGTGTTGTATGCTGGTGAGCCGCTGCCGCATTTCAACGAAGTGGACGAGTGCGCGGGGCTCGACGCCTTGATGACTTATCGGGTGCACCGCGTCCTGGGACAGCCGGTCGAGAACACGCTGCACGACATCCGCTGGGGCGATATCGATCGGTCGGGCACGGTTAACGACTACGTATGGGTGTTGTTGATCAGCGGCGCGGCTCCGCCCGCCCATTTCACGGGGGGCTGGGCAGGCGCCTCGAGCGAGCGGCAGCCGAAGATGTACTTCCGGCTAGGCGGCGGCACGCTCAAGGGCGTGTCGCGGCCGGGGGAAATCGTCTGGTCGCGCGTGTATGTGGCACGCGGGCGATTGAAAATGGACCTGGGGCGGGCACGAGTCGTCGAATTGCCCCACGAAGAAACGCAGCGGCGCTGGCAAGCGACCACGCCCCAATGGCCGATCATGCACGCCGTGACTTACGGCGTGTCGCGCGATCAAATGATGGCCCGCCACAAGAGCAACCATATCCACGTCGTTTACGCGAACAGTGCCGAGGAGGCGGACCGGGCCTTGTGGGCCAAGGCTTCGATGGCCGACGCGCTAGGGCTGGACGTGGCGCTGTGCGGCACGCGCGCCGGCGGTGACGCGTGGTGA